In Burkholderia gladioli, a genomic segment contains:
- a CDS encoding histone H1-like DNA-binding protein, which produces MATAKKKPAAKKAAAKKAAPVAKKAAPAKKAAVKKVAAKKVAVKKVAAKKAAPAKKAAAKKVAAKKVAVKKVAAKKAAPAKKAAVKKVAAKKAPAAKKAAAKKVAVKKVAAKKAAPAKKAAVKKVAAKKAAPAKKAAAKKAAPAKKAAPAKKAAPAKKAAAKKAAAAPATTTATASVAPASGAKTALNPAAAWPFPTGSRP; this is translated from the coding sequence ATGGCAACTGCCAAGAAGAAACCGGCTGCCAAGAAGGCAGCAGCGAAGAAGGCCGCACCGGTCGCGAAGAAGGCTGCACCGGCGAAGAAGGCAGCCGTGAAGAAGGTCGCGGCGAAGAAGGTCGCAGTGAAGAAGGTTGCTGCGAAGAAGGCTGCACCGGCCAAGAAGGCTGCTGCGAAGAAGGTTGCAGCGAAGAAGGTCGCGGTGAAGAAGGTTGCCGCGAAGAAGGCAGCACCGGCCAAGAAGGCAGCGGTGAAGAAGGTCGCCGCCAAGAAGGCGCCGGCAGCCAAGAAGGCCGCAGCGAAGAAGGTTGCGGTCAAGAAGGTTGCCGCCAAGAAGGCAGCACCGGCGAAGAAGGCAGCGGTGAAGAAGGTTGCCGCGAAGAAGGCCGCGCCGGCGAAGAAGGCTGCTGCCAAGAAGGCTGCGCCGGCGAAGAAGGCCGCGCCCGCCAAGAAGGCTGCCCCTGCCAAGAAGGCTGCAGCGAAGAAGGCTGCCGCTGCTCCGGCGACGACGACCGCAACGGCATCGGTGGCTCCGGCTTCGGGCGCGAAGACCGCGCTGAACCCGGCAGCGGCCTGGCCGTTCCCGACCGGCAGCCGTCCGTAA
- a CDS encoding glycine zipper 2TM domain-containing protein, giving the protein MLTRKTLTLAAMITASVSLAGCFTPPGSADVYSASQAQREQTVRLGTIESVRAVRIESDTGAGSTLGTLGGGALGAVAGSAIGGGKGSILTAIAGGLAGAVAGNAIGQGMSSANGVEITVRLDNGDLRSITQAATPEVFRAGDRVRLLSSGGVTRVTH; this is encoded by the coding sequence ATGCTGACCAGGAAAACCCTCACGCTCGCCGCGATGATCACCGCCTCGGTATCGCTCGCAGGCTGTTTCACGCCGCCGGGTTCCGCCGATGTCTATAGCGCCAGCCAGGCGCAGCGCGAACAGACGGTACGCCTCGGCACCATCGAGAGCGTGCGCGCGGTGCGTATCGAGAGCGATACTGGCGCCGGTTCGACGCTCGGCACGCTCGGTGGCGGCGCGCTCGGTGCCGTGGCCGGCAGTGCGATCGGCGGCGGTAAGGGCTCGATTCTCACCGCGATCGCCGGCGGCCTCGCCGGCGCGGTCGCGGGCAATGCGATCGGCCAGGGCATGAGTTCGGCCAACGGTGTGGAAATCACCGTGCGCCTCGATAACGGCGATCTGCGCTCGATCACGCAGGCCGCCACGCCGGAAGTGTTCCGTGCAGGCGATCGCGTCCGTCTGCTGTCGAGCGGCGGCGTGACTCGCGTCACGCACTGA
- a CDS encoding carbohydrate kinase family protein has product MATLICGSIAYDNIMTFEGRFREHILPDQVHLINLSFLVPTMRREFGGCAGNIGYALHALGGEARVMGTVGAIDAQLYLDRFDSLGLSRQFVRVVPDTHSAQAMITTDLDNNQIAAFHPGAMMQSHLNHAGEAQGIKLAIVGPDGFQGMVQHVEELAKAGVPFVFDPGQGLPLFDRDTLRRSIELATYLAVNDYEAKLVSDKTGWSEDEIASRVQALIITRGEHGATIRHRDGTEQIPVVQAEKIVDPTGCGDAFRGGLLYGIEKGLDWATTGRLASLMGSIKIAHSGPQTYTLGRAEILSRFKTAFGYSIE; this is encoded by the coding sequence TTGGCTACGCTGATTTGCGGTTCGATCGCCTACGACAACATCATGACCTTCGAAGGGCGGTTCCGGGAGCACATCCTGCCCGATCAGGTTCACCTCATCAACCTGAGCTTCCTGGTGCCGACCATGCGCCGCGAGTTCGGCGGCTGCGCCGGCAACATCGGCTACGCCCTGCACGCGCTGGGCGGCGAGGCCCGCGTGATGGGCACGGTCGGCGCGATCGACGCACAGCTCTATCTCGACCGCTTCGACTCGCTCGGCCTGTCGCGCCAGTTCGTGCGCGTGGTGCCCGACACGCATTCGGCCCAGGCGATGATCACCACCGACCTGGACAACAACCAGATCGCCGCCTTCCACCCGGGCGCGATGATGCAGTCGCACCTGAACCACGCCGGCGAGGCGCAAGGCATCAAGCTCGCGATCGTCGGCCCGGACGGCTTCCAGGGCATGGTCCAGCACGTCGAGGAGCTCGCCAAGGCTGGCGTGCCCTTCGTGTTCGATCCGGGCCAGGGCTTGCCGCTGTTCGACCGCGACACGCTGCGGCGCAGCATTGAACTTGCGACCTATCTGGCTGTCAACGATTACGAAGCCAAACTGGTAAGCGACAAGACGGGCTGGTCCGAAGACGAGATCGCGAGCCGGGTCCAGGCCCTGATCATCACGCGCGGCGAACATGGCGCCACGATTCGTCACCGCGACGGCACCGAGCAGATCCCGGTCGTGCAGGCCGAGAAGATCGTCGATCCGACCGGTTGCGGCGATGCCTTCCGCGGCGGCCTGCTGTACGGGATCGAGAAGGGACTGGACTGGGCGACCACCGGCCGCCTCGCGAGCCTGATGGGATCGATCAAGATCGCTCACTCGGGCCCGCAGACGTACACGCTGGGCCGCGCGGAAATCCTGTCCCGCTTCAAGACCGCGTTCGGCTACAGTATCGAATGA
- the tpx gene encoding thiol peroxidase — protein sequence MSKVTLGGNPIELAGSFPAVGSQAPDFKLVGQDLGELTLASFAGKRKVLNIVPSLDTPTCATSTRKFNEAASKLADTAVVVVSGDLPFAAKRFCTTEGLANVSTASTFRSGRDFANAYGVDVTSGPLNGLTARAVVVIDANDKVVYTELVEEIKNEPNYDAALAALK from the coding sequence ATGAGCAAAGTCACCCTGGGCGGCAACCCGATCGAGCTGGCCGGCAGCTTTCCGGCCGTCGGCTCGCAAGCCCCCGACTTCAAGCTGGTCGGCCAGGATCTCGGCGAGCTGACGCTGGCGAGCTTCGCCGGCAAGCGCAAGGTGCTGAACATCGTGCCGAGCCTAGACACGCCGACCTGCGCGACCTCGACGCGCAAGTTCAACGAAGCCGCCAGCAAGCTCGCCGACACGGCGGTGGTGGTGGTTTCGGGCGACCTGCCGTTCGCGGCCAAGCGCTTCTGCACCACCGAGGGCCTGGCCAACGTGTCGACCGCCTCGACCTTCCGCAGCGGCCGCGACTTCGCCAATGCCTATGGCGTCGACGTCACCAGCGGCCCGCTGAACGGCCTGACCGCGCGCGCGGTGGTGGTCATCGACGCGAACGACAAGGTCGTCTACACGGAACTCGTCGAAGAGATCAAGAACGAGCCGAACTACGACGCCGCGCTTGCCGCGCTGAAGTAA
- a CDS encoding zinc-ribbon and DUF3426 domain-containing protein, which translates to MPLATRCPHCETVFRIQPEHLTLHGGLARCGHCQQVFDAAHSLVDPDPELAPAIVETTPAAAGTPPQPPRVFSATAPQATPAQAADGNFTPGAWDMWAPWLDGGIDPRLRHNSGNTDATPLVPIAAVPAGEVPASEAGLMRGAPAAAGPAAASIDDPAGHADANAAASATLAPAHTASAADIAALVAALPRDAAEPSLGAAPSPVDTDMAEPQADDVRVHLAPRSATPPEAEPFAAEPEADGRVHFAMTRESPAAARGSFGRQVLGGFLAGLLLVLFLGQLAWWLREPLLARWPAAQPLFAQACATLGCTLEPPRAIDGLRLGASDLRQLDGPRVLELKVPLSNHASIALAWPSIELTLLDASNQVAARRVLPPADYVRPGTPLGAGLAAGATETLFVRIDTAPGAADGAPGIAASNFRVQIFYP; encoded by the coding sequence ATGCCACTCGCGACGCGCTGCCCCCACTGTGAAACCGTCTTCCGGATTCAGCCGGAGCACCTGACGCTGCATGGCGGGCTCGCGCGTTGCGGACACTGCCAGCAGGTGTTCGACGCCGCGCACTCGCTGGTCGACCCCGATCCCGAGCTGGCCCCGGCCATCGTCGAAACCACGCCCGCCGCCGCGGGCACGCCGCCGCAACCGCCGCGCGTGTTCTCGGCCACCGCGCCGCAAGCCACGCCCGCGCAAGCCGCCGACGGCAATTTCACGCCGGGCGCCTGGGACATGTGGGCGCCCTGGCTCGACGGCGGCATCGATCCCAGGCTACGCCACAACAGCGGCAATACCGACGCCACGCCGCTGGTGCCGATCGCGGCCGTGCCCGCGGGCGAGGTGCCGGCCAGCGAGGCGGGCCTGATGCGCGGCGCGCCGGCGGCAGCCGGCCCCGCCGCGGCCTCGATCGACGATCCCGCCGGCCATGCCGATGCGAACGCCGCCGCGAGCGCGACGCTCGCTCCCGCGCACACGGCCAGCGCCGCCGATATCGCCGCGCTGGTCGCCGCCCTGCCGCGCGACGCGGCCGAGCCCTCGCTGGGCGCGGCGCCCTCGCCCGTCGATACCGACATGGCCGAACCGCAAGCCGATGATGTCCGGGTCCACCTCGCACCGCGCAGCGCCACGCCGCCCGAGGCCGAACCCTTCGCCGCCGAACCGGAAGCGGACGGCCGAGTCCATTTCGCGATGACGCGCGAATCGCCCGCCGCCGCGCGCGGCAGCTTCGGCCGGCAGGTGCTGGGCGGTTTCCTCGCCGGCCTGCTGCTGGTCCTGTTCCTGGGCCAGTTGGCCTGGTGGCTGCGCGAGCCCTTGCTGGCGCGCTGGCCGGCCGCGCAACCGCTGTTCGCGCAGGCCTGCGCCACGCTCGGCTGCACCCTCGAGCCGCCGCGCGCGATCGACGGGCTGCGCCTGGGCGCCTCCGACCTGCGCCAGCTCGACGGCCCGCGCGTGCTGGAACTGAAGGTGCCGCTGTCGAATCACGCGAGCATCGCGCTGGCCTGGCCGTCGATCGAACTGACCCTGCTCGATGCCTCGAACCAGGTCGCCGCGCGCCGCGTGCTGCCGCCCGCCGACTACGTGCGCCCCGGCACGCCGCTCGGCGCGGGCCTGGCTGCCGGCGCCACCGAGACGCTGTTCGTGCGCATCGACACGGCGCCGGGCGCGGCCGACGGCGCGCCCGGCATCGCCGCCTCGAATTTCCGCGTACAGATTTTCTACCCGTAA
- the prmA gene encoding 50S ribosomal protein L11 methyltransferase — translation MSYRELVVELAREHAEALSDALIELGALSVSVEDADADTPDEQPLFGEPGLTPERTAWQHSRVIALIAEAHDPAVLLAAAANEIGLDAAPAHAVREVEEQDWVRVTQSQFDPIPIGERIWVVPSWHDAPDPDALVLELDPGLAFGTGSHPTTRLCMEWLEQTVEAGQSVLDYGCGSGILAILAKKCGAGQVIGIDIDPQAVESARHNSERNRAEVSYGLPDDCPAGEFDIVVANILSNPLKLMASMLASKVRPGGRIALSGVLARQAEEVAAVYARYVDISVWREHEGWVCLAGTRRESH, via the coding sequence ATGAGTTACCGGGAACTCGTCGTCGAGCTCGCGCGCGAGCATGCCGAAGCGCTCTCCGATGCGCTGATCGAGCTCGGCGCGCTGTCGGTATCGGTGGAGGACGCCGATGCCGACACGCCCGACGAGCAGCCGCTGTTCGGCGAACCCGGCCTCACGCCCGAGCGCACCGCCTGGCAGCATTCGCGCGTGATCGCGCTGATCGCCGAGGCGCATGACCCGGCGGTGCTGCTGGCGGCCGCCGCCAACGAGATCGGGCTCGACGCCGCGCCCGCGCATGCGGTGCGCGAGGTGGAAGAACAGGATTGGGTGCGCGTCACCCAATCGCAATTCGACCCGATCCCGATCGGCGAGCGGATCTGGGTGGTGCCCTCCTGGCACGACGCGCCCGATCCCGATGCGCTGGTGCTCGAACTCGATCCGGGCCTGGCCTTCGGCACCGGCAGCCACCCGACCACGCGGCTCTGCATGGAATGGCTCGAGCAGACCGTCGAGGCCGGCCAGTCGGTGCTCGACTACGGCTGCGGCTCCGGGATCCTGGCGATCCTCGCCAAGAAGTGCGGCGCGGGCCAGGTGATCGGCATCGACATCGACCCGCAGGCGGTCGAGTCGGCGCGCCACAACAGCGAACGCAATCGCGCCGAGGTCAGCTATGGCCTGCCCGACGATTGTCCGGCCGGCGAATTCGACATCGTGGTCGCCAACATCCTGTCGAACCCGCTCAAGCTGATGGCTTCGATGCTCGCCTCCAAGGTCAGGCCGGGCGGCCGCATCGCCCTGTCGGGGGTGCTGGCGCGGCAGGCGGAGGAAGTCGCCGCCGTCTATGCGCGCTATGTCGACATCTCGGTCTGGCGCGAGCACGAAGGTTGGGTATGCCTCGCCGGAACCCGGCGGGAAAGCCATTAG
- the accC gene encoding acetyl-CoA carboxylase biotin carboxylase subunit, whose translation MFEKILIANRGEIALRIQRACRELGVKTVVVYSEADKEAKYVKLADEAVCIGPAPSNLSYLNMPALISAAEVTDAQAIHPGYGFLSENADFAERVEQSGFTFIGPRPDTIRMMGDKVSAKQAMIRTGVPCVPGSEGALPEDPKEIVKIARAVGYPVIIKAAGGGGGRGMRVVHTEAALVNAVNMTREEAGRAFGNPQVYMEKYLENPRHIEIQVLADAHKNALWLGERDCSMQRRHQKVIEEAPAPGIARRLIDRIGDRCADACKKMGYLGAGTFEFLYENNEFYFIEMNTRVQVEHPVTELITGVDIVQEQIKIAAGEKLTLRQRDIQFRGHAIECRINAEDPFKFTPSPGRITSWHTPGGPGIRVDSHAYNGYFVPPNYDSMIGKLIAYGATREQAIQRMRIALSEMVVEGIQTNIPLHRELMLDSKFVEGGTSIHYLEGRLAAKQQVAPEEA comes from the coding sequence ATGTTTGAAAAAATCCTCATTGCCAATCGCGGCGAGATCGCCTTGCGCATCCAGCGCGCGTGCCGCGAACTCGGCGTCAAGACGGTCGTCGTGTACTCGGAAGCCGATAAGGAAGCCAAGTACGTGAAGCTGGCCGACGAGGCGGTCTGTATCGGCCCGGCCCCGTCGAACCTCAGCTACCTGAACATGCCGGCGCTGATCAGCGCGGCCGAGGTGACCGACGCGCAAGCGATCCACCCCGGCTACGGCTTCCTGTCGGAGAACGCCGACTTCGCCGAACGCGTCGAGCAGTCGGGCTTCACCTTCATCGGCCCGCGTCCGGACACGATCCGCATGATGGGCGACAAGGTGTCCGCCAAGCAGGCCATGATCCGCACCGGCGTGCCCTGCGTGCCGGGTTCGGAAGGCGCGCTGCCGGAAGATCCCAAGGAAATCGTCAAGATCGCGCGCGCGGTCGGCTATCCCGTCATCATCAAGGCGGCGGGCGGCGGCGGCGGGCGCGGCATGCGGGTGGTGCACACGGAAGCGGCGCTGGTCAACGCGGTCAACATGACCCGCGAGGAAGCCGGCCGGGCCTTCGGCAACCCGCAGGTCTACATGGAGAAGTACCTCGAGAACCCGCGCCACATCGAGATCCAGGTGCTGGCCGACGCGCACAAGAACGCGCTCTGGCTCGGCGAACGCGACTGCTCGATGCAGCGCCGCCACCAGAAGGTGATCGAGGAAGCGCCGGCGCCCGGCATCGCGCGCCGCCTGATCGACCGGATCGGCGACCGCTGCGCCGACGCCTGCAAGAAGATGGGCTACCTCGGCGCCGGCACCTTCGAGTTCCTCTACGAGAACAACGAGTTCTACTTCATCGAGATGAACACGCGCGTGCAGGTGGAACACCCGGTCACCGAGCTGATCACGGGCGTCGACATCGTGCAGGAACAGATCAAGATCGCCGCCGGCGAGAAGCTCACGCTGCGCCAGCGCGACATCCAGTTCCGCGGCCACGCGATCGAGTGCCGGATCAACGCCGAGGATCCGTTCAAGTTCACGCCCTCGCCGGGTCGCATCACCTCCTGGCACACGCCGGGCGGCCCCGGCATCCGCGTCGATTCGCATGCCTACAACGGCTATTTCGTGCCGCCCAACTACGACTCGATGATCGGCAAGCTGATCGCCTACGGCGCAACGCGCGAACAGGCGATCCAGCGCATGCGCATCGCGCTGTCGGAAATGGTGGTCGAGGGCATCCAGACCAACATCCCGCTGCACCGCGAGCTGATGCTGGACTCGAAGTTCGTGGAAGGCGGCACCAGCATCCACTATCTCGAAGGCCGGCTCGCCGCGAAGCAGCAGGTCGCGCCGGAAGAGGCCTGA
- the accB gene encoding acetyl-CoA carboxylase biotin carboxyl carrier protein: MDLRKLKTLIDLVSESGISELEVTEGEGKVRIVKNAPPVYVQPASGYAPQVGAPAPAAAAPLEGAAPAAAAAPAPAAPQGHVVTSPMVGTFYRAPSPGADPFVQVGDTVKEGQTICIIEAMKLLNEIESDKAGVVKEILVENGQAVEYGQPLYVIG, from the coding sequence ATGGACCTTCGCAAGCTGAAAACCCTGATCGACCTCGTCTCCGAATCCGGCATCTCCGAGCTGGAAGTCACGGAAGGCGAAGGCAAGGTGCGTATCGTCAAGAACGCGCCGCCGGTCTACGTGCAGCCTGCCAGCGGCTACGCTCCGCAGGTGGGCGCCCCCGCGCCGGCAGCCGCGGCCCCGCTCGAAGGCGCCGCTCCGGCAGCCGCGGCGGCGCCCGCCCCGGCCGCGCCGCAGGGCCACGTGGTCACCTCGCCGATGGTCGGCACCTTCTACCGCGCGCCCTCGCCGGGCGCCGATCCGTTCGTGCAGGTCGGCGACACGGTCAAGGAAGGCCAGACCATCTGCATCATCGAAGCGATGAAGCTGCTCAACGAGATCGAGTCGGACAAGGCGGGCGTCGTCAAGGAAATCCTCGTCGAGAACGGCCAGGCGGTCGAATACGGCCAGCCGCTGTACGTGATCGGCTAA
- the aroQ gene encoding type II 3-dehydroquinate dehydratase codes for MTRLLVLHGPNLNLLGTREPEVYGRVTLAEIDRALAERASRAGAELASFQSNHEGALVDRIQAARDEQTDFIVINPAAYTHTSVAIRDALAGVGIPFVEVHLSNVHRREPFRHHSYFSDQAEGVICGLGWKGYLYALEHALDKLQGAPRG; via the coding sequence ATGACACGTTTGCTGGTACTGCACGGCCCCAACCTCAATCTTCTCGGTACCCGAGAACCGGAGGTCTATGGGCGCGTGACGCTGGCCGAGATCGATCGGGCGCTGGCCGAGCGCGCGAGCCGGGCAGGTGCCGAGCTCGCCTCGTTCCAGAGCAACCACGAGGGCGCCCTGGTCGATCGCATCCAGGCCGCCCGCGACGAGCAGACCGATTTCATCGTGATCAACCCGGCCGCGTATACGCATACCAGCGTCGCGATCCGCGACGCGCTGGCCGGCGTCGGCATCCCGTTCGTCGAGGTGCACCTGTCGAACGTGCATCGTCGCGAACCGTTCCGGCATCACTCGTACTTCTCCGACCAGGCCGAGGGCGTGATCTGCGGCCTCGGCTGGAAGGGCTACCTGTATGCGCTCGAGCACGCGCTCGACAAGCTGCAGGGCGCGCCGCGCGGCTGA